The DNA sequence GGTCCCTTCGACCACCGCCATCTCCTTTTCACCTCATGAAGCGGTGAGCATGCTGCCGTTGTAGTTCCCCCGACCGAACACCAAGTTCATGGCTCGGAGAAAGGCCACCTCCTGCAGGCACGCCGACGCGTAGAACCCCGGCGCCCGGCCGACGGGCGTTGACGTCAGCTCGGGGCCTTCCGTGAGCAAGTCATCTATCACGGTGACCATCGGTGGATTGGTGACGCGAACGGCGGTGGCGTTACGACCGTCGAGGATGTCGTGGAAGTAGAAGTGGAGGTGGCACGGCTTCTGCTTTAGTTCACCATGAGCTCTTGTGGTCTCAGAACCACCGTTGGCCGCAAAGGACGAAAGGAGTAGAATCACAAGAACGAGGAAGGAAGAGGTGAAGCACACCGTTATCCATATGGTCAGTGTGTGTGACTGGCTGTGGTGGCGCTCCGGTCGGTCCATTCTTTCCAACCGCGAGAAACAAAGGACAAACTGCGCTGCTTACAACCAGTAAAGGGCATTGAATAGGGAAGAAGAGAACACAGACCGGCAGATGATGTTGGATTTGTGTGGCACAAGGGATGGTGGAGTGCAGCTGGAGGTGAGATGCTAATGCTTTATTCAATCGTGATTTTACCGATGgaagcgtaacaataatagaG is a window from the Musa acuminata AAA Group cultivar baxijiao chromosome BXJ2-1, Cavendish_Baxijiao_AAA, whole genome shotgun sequence genome containing:
- the LOC103989502 gene encoding dirigent protein 21-like, which produces MDRPERHHSQSHTLTIWITVCFTSSFLVLVILLLSSFAANGGSETTRAHGELKQKPCHLHFYFHDILDGRNATAVRVTNPPMVTVIDDLLTEGPELTSTPVGRAPGFYASACLQEVAFLRAMNLVFGRGNYNGSMLTAS